Genomic window (Falco cherrug isolate bFalChe1 chromosome 4, bFalChe1.pri, whole genome shotgun sequence):
TTCTGCTGCCAGGGCCACCCAGTTTGCTGATGTAAACATTGTAGGCTATATAACAGGGTTGGGTAGGATAAGGAGGCATGCACCCATATAGACAGACAGAAAGATAGTAGAAGGACCTGATGGAACAAGTATAGAAAAGTACTCAGCTTAAGTGGTatacccaaacaaaaacctagACTGGAACAGATTTCTTGTAGGCTTAAAATAGGTTTAGCTGGGAATACATGGTATGTGAAAATCTAACCCTGTAGGGGTATCGTAGTGTTTCTGTTGTAGTTCATTCCTGTTCTGTCATGCATCTTTCATCAATGTGTTATAAAGCAGCATCTTAAAAGAAGTTAAGACTTTTTATTCCCATTGGAGTCAGCCAAAAATTTTTTCTCAGAGCTGCTTGTTCTACTCATCATGCTTTTTTTGTGGCTGTTGCAATTTGAATTCACCTGTcttctaaaattttttttttctatgttcaATATAATACACATAATCTGTTTCTAGCTGAGGTACCATTAAACATTGTTTAGTATGTGTTAGGACTGCATAGGTCTTAACTCTTGATTCCATCAATTCACTAGCTTGTAGACTTGCACATACTAGTGGAACATTGAGTGAGTTATTCATCAGTCAGTTGTGAAAGTGTCTTCCTAGCTTACTGCAGGAGTCTTTTGTTAAGTCTTATGTCCGCAAACTTCCAATTTTAGTTTCATCATATACCTATTAAACTAGTCTGCAGAGTCATCAAGTTCAATCATTCTGTATTCCTTGGCATCGTTGGTTCCTTGTAATGCACATGTATTTTTCCCTAGTATTGTGCTGCCTGAGAATTTAAAAATGGCATTGTTAAAGCAAGTTGACTTTCATggggttagggtttttttgtttggtttttggtgtttggtttggtttttacttTCCTCCCCCCTGAAGGCCTGTCTTGGAGGAACTCCAGCGGTAACACTCAGTCTGCCTTGTGTTTCTTCTTTGATTGCCAGCCTTTGACACCCCCCTTTTGAATTCCTAACTAATTTCCTAATCCCGGTCTCTCTGATTTAATTAaggacattttgttttcctatgtTATGCTTTTAGTGCTTTACCAAAGTTAGTATCAGTCATGCTGCGGTTTTTTCCAttgatttcttccaaaaaatcttttttacaTAGGAAGATAACCTGTAATAAATGCATACTGCATTTATCCTGTTTTACACTTATCTGTGTATCTTTAATATCTTTTCTTAGAAGAGATGTTTTGTATAGGTTTTTGTTGGAATGCTGGAATGGAGAATATTTGGCCTCCTTAATTTGTAACAGAGATTTTAACGTACTACAAATGAACAAGGATTTATGCAGCATGGCAGGAACAACTTTTTTCTGTCAAGTCATTCAGTAATTGTAtccatttggggaaaaaaaacctgaatgacTGACAGGAAAAACTGAGTGATTAACAAGTATATgttacgtgtgtgtgtgtgtgtgtgtataaacaACAtacaaatttataaaatatggatacaacatttaaatatttactttgaaCTGTTGTAACAGCTTTTGTTAGTAAGCAGACTTTCTGAAATAACATAAAAAGCAATGCCTTGAACAGTTTGCATATGTTCTATGTCATGCTTAagcataattttgtttttcttgttctctCCTCCTTaattctcctttcctctttttcacgCTCTTCCCCCTACCCCCCTCCCTTCTGCCACCAGGTGCTGTTTTATATTTCTCCAGTAAATAGATTAGTGGGAGCTCTGATGACTGTCCTGTCGCTTTTCCCTGGTAAGAAGTTTGGACTTCTTTTTATATGCTTTCTGATGACTACTGAGACTGGCTGTACTgtttcatttggaaaacaaTTTATGTGATAATAGAGTTGTGTTGGTATGTTGCCTAAAAAAATGGGTGACTTGTATGCATGTCTGTGTACTATGTACACGTCTCCTAATACTACTTGCACTTTGTGTTATTTCTTGTATCATTAATTGGAGCTACTGAATCTTCAGTATTGCCTGTGGGTAACATAGGTGGGACCCTGAATTAGTTATACATTCCTGTTGAgttccttaaaaaacaaaaatacaaatatctctcttccttctacatgtgctcttccaaaaaaaaaggtgggggggaACCCAAGCAATTCCAAAGCCTTGGTAATTCTTAGCTTCTCACCagtcttttcaaagcaaacaagTTAGGGCACATTTTCTAGGAGAGAaagtgtgggttttgtttgggttttttgggatttgggtttttattttcacacacacaccttccccaaaatagtgtttttaaaatacataatttccaTTATGCACACAAGACCACattgcttgttttgtttaacaaaaATTGCCTAAATGTATGTTGAGATCTGATATTAATGCATGCGATTGCTTTCCAGGTATGATTGAACATGGTCTTACTGACTGCTCACAGTATAGACCGAGAAAGAGCATATCAGAGGATGCTGGCTTGCAGGAAAATACACCACGGTTAGATGACTCTGTTTCTGTGTCTGCTGCTGATACTTCAAATACAAACTTAGGAATgggagagggaggcaggaaGATGGCGGGAAACCATTTGCTGGGAGGCCAAAAAGCAAATGTGCCTTTCTCCCAGTCAGAGAAGATTTGCAACGGAGCTCAGTCCTCTGATGGTACTGTGCAGCGCTTGAAAGTTCCTTCCCGCGcttctccagcatcctctgAAAGTGACTGGGAGACCTTAGATCCTAGCATTTTGGAGGAGTCTAACTCGAGAGGAGAATGTGAAAATACAGCATCAGAACAGGCTGAAAATCTTCCAAGCAAAGGCGTGAGCTCAGAAAGCCTTCCAATCACTGTGCAGCCCCAAGCAAACACGGGACACACGGTGCTTGTTCCAGGAGTGATATCTGGGTTGGAAGAGGACCAGTATGGTATGCCGTTGGCTATTTTTACAAAGGTAAACATGTTGTTCATGATACCTGGTAACTCAAAgacatctgtttttcagaagtggCTAATAATTTTGGTTACCCAACTCCAGATGGACAGTAAGGTACCACAAAACATGTAAGTACGGTCTCTGGCAAGTGACTGTGTTCCTGGGCAGGCGGAAAGCGTGAGTGCGTGATGGCGAGGAGTGTGTGTACGTACACATGCATTCCACTTTTCTTGCATATGTATACTTGCATACTGTTTGCAATTCTACATGATGGTAACCTGCAACACCACTGTGGGTAATAAATGGTATGTATCAGTAACTACTGTTATCTTTTACTTTGAAGAATTGTTGATCTAACTTATTTGGGGTAAGATCAGAGTACGTGAGAAGTATTTGGATACCTTAAACTAATATTCTGAAAGCTGTGTCTTAGCTGCCACCGAAGCCTatgttttcctattttaatttttatgtttacatgtatttatagatgtgtatgtgtgcatatacgCACAAAATACGTATTTATATATAGGCACGCAAAAATGTAAAGAAGGGTCaaattatatgtatatttatatgaTAACTCTTCCTGGTTGTCTGTGGCTTTTTGCCTGTGcgtggtgctgagctgctgaatTTTAAGTTAAGTTGAGCACTAATGCTTAACTGAATTCCAGGTATTCCAGAGCCTCTCTTAAGGACTCTGATGGGCATTGTCAGGTAACAAGCAATTTACTAGGGCTGGTTTCCCATAAAAGCCAGGGAAAATGCATCCTTTCTTAAGCTGCTTTTTGTCAGTAAAAGAAGTGatagaatatatttttgtttttaatgtaacaaCCTTTTACATGAACATTTGCCCAATAAGTCTgagatttatttcttcaggCTGATGAGGTTCACAGTggtgtttctttctttggggGTGCTCATTTGCATTTCCTTGCAGAACATTGTATTTGATGATTGTGTTTGAGCTTCTCACAATAACTGCCATTGGAAATGGCATGCAGTGTTGGCCCAAGTGAGCAGCTCAAATGTCTTTGCCCTGTATTGCCTCATGTGACTCgttagaaaagctttttcaacAAAGATCTGCAGTCTGGTGTTTGTCCTTAGGTCTGTAATGAAATGAATAGcctgtaaattatattttagtCTGTTCTGTTGAAAATACTAGATTgagagcaagaagaaaataactagTAAGGGGGCCTATGACTGCAAACTTAGTTTGCTGCTAAGGTCATagaatggaaaaggaaacaattttaaCGAAGCTGACAGTTTCTACATGATTGTCTTTTGTTCCACAAAGGCACTCTTCGTTTGAGTTCATCCAGTgtaattaaagcagaaaaggctTTACATCTCTAAGCTGTCAGTAAAATGTGATTTGGAGTTATAGTTTAACCACTTTCTAGAAAGTTTAAATCTCATTTAGAGCTCTCTTCTCAGATTTGTTTTATGCCATGCCATGGAAAGACTAATAAATCTGACAAATTTGATAGGAGGAGGTTTTGTCAGATGGCATAATATGTTCTCCAAGTACACCTGAGTATAAGGAAAAATGGGTTGTGATATTTGTTTCTTAGTACTAGTTCTGTAAGATCTAGTACTCATTTCGtttgcactttttaaaagaatggaACATGGAAATAAAAGTTGTTACACTTACAGACAAATGTGAATTTGGGAACTGGCACTTGATGCTTCAAATAGTGAAAGATTTCCAAGACTTTTCTACTTGAGTATGTAGTAATTAAACCTTACTTTTCCAGCTTcttaagccattttttttttttaaattttccattttagttTGGTGATTCCTCTCAAAGCACTGTTGTCCCTTAGACAcaggctgtttgttttctgctgataAGTGCTTGTAACCTGGAAAGCCATCCCTGTGTCTAATATAAAAAAAGGGAATAGTTGTGCTCCTTTCTTCCATATGTTTCCAATTGCCATGTACTGTGTGATAAAGTACATGTGCTCTTTGTTTCTGTCCAGTATGCCGTTAGCCCTTCTGGCTTTCTATTGGTGAATAAATTGCTTTATGCTTTGTGCAGTTGAACAGCTGGAATTAGACTTTAGAGGTATCTTGATCTgatatgtaaaaagaaaattacaatacCTACAGCTGTTTCTCAATGACTTACCTCAAAGCgttgtttcaaaatgtttgtggtctgttttgggtttttttaattggaaggTAGGATACTAGACTAACTTACAAGCATGGAGTGcctgaaaagaacagaatagAAAGCAATACACTCACTGTGCTTTCTTAAAGCAGGCATGCAAATGCTTATGAAAAATTGATTGCTATCTCTGGAGCCTGGAAATCTCCACTTACAGAACGTGGATAGCAGTCTGTAGCTTTCCTCCTGCATGATGTGCCTCAGAACTATGGGAAGACATAGCGGTATGCCAGTGGAGAGATGACTCTTTGTCTCCGTTGACTTCATGTCTCTGAACTGACCTGAGACCTCACTCTTGTTTTATACTGCTTAATCTGTTGCCTTAAACTCATTCGATTTCTGTTCTTTGCATTGTATTTCAGTTTCACTCCTGAGACTGGAAGGCAACACAACCTCTTGAAAAATTTAATTCATGTGGAATCtcattgctttattttgcagatgTAATGTAGCAAAACAGTAGATAGTCATGACTGAAATTGTAATAACCAAGTTTCATTCTGGGTAGAATGTGTAGGCttttattaggaaaataaagatttttctaTATTCAGACATTTATTTCGCCTTATGTTAATCCTCTAAATATCTCTGTTACTTTAGGGATACCTCTGTTTGCCATAcatggcactgcagcagcatcatCTCCTATCAGATGTAACAGTCCGCGGCTTTGTTGCAGGAGCCACCAATATCCTCTTCCGTCAGCAGAAACATCTGAGTGATGCAATTGTGGAAGTATGAATCTCTGCATTTGAACTTCTTGAACTAGTGAGGGGTTGGAGGTGGGGAAGCAGAGGCTGCATTTTAAGTACAGCTTTAAAGTTTCACGTTCACGCCCAAATTTTTGATTACTTCCCTATGAAATAAGCTTCTGTGTTTAAGAATATTAAATTTGTTAGGGTAGGGCTGGATGAGCTGTGCAGAACTAATACATGTTTGCCTGTATATTCTTATATCCAATATTTGAATTTGCAGGGCACTTCttaaatttttactttgttgCCGGtgtaattttacttttcaggTCATGGGCTTTTTTTCATGACTTTGTAATAAGGTCTTCAAAAGTAAGTACTTGCAGCTGAGAAAAGCTACAGTTGGATAATAAAGTAGATTGCTATTGACTTCCTTCTGATATAATcaagaggttaaaaaaatagtatctgaagaaaacactgtCAGTTTTAGCACATAGATAGAACTATATAATCAGCATTTGGTAACCTAAGTTAGCCACACATCGGTAAGCAACTTAATAAATCAAAGTGATAATGAAAGCCTCTAGGAGAACATGTGAGCACCAAACTTCCCCTGCAGAATCCTGTCAAAGGTTACTATGTGCCAGGAAAATGATAAGATTCTGGTTATGTCAGAGCAGTTATCTGACATTCTCAGAACagttaatttattatttctttagccacttgggtttttttggtattttgggGGACTGTGAGTGTAGATCTAGGTAGCAATATATAGTAGTATATATGAGCAGTTTTATTTGGATGAATGTTTACCCTTGGAATTACTTCAAACAGATAGAAGATGCTCACGTACAAATCCACGATCCAGAACTCCGTAAGATACTGAACCCAACAACTGCTGACCTGAGATTTGCAGATTACTTGGTGAAGCATGTAACCGAGAACAGAGATGATGTTTTCCTTGATGGCACtggatgggaaggaggagatGAGTGGATCAGGGCTCAGTTCAGTGCTTATCTTCATGCactgcttgctgctgtgctgcaacCAGGTAGAACAGATGCTTTGTCTAGGGACTGAGATGAGGGTGGGTGTAGTAAGCATTTGCTCTGTTGTGTTAAATGTGTGGCCTGTCATTATATCTCCCTCTGCCTACTGTTTCATTTTAGGCTGCTTTTTCAGTTGTCCTTGGCTGTCCTTG
Coding sequences:
- the AVL9 gene encoding late secretory pathway protein AVL9 homolog, whose product is MEKRGAPPAAPPRGPVLHIVVVGFHHKKGCQVEFSYPPLKPGEGHDSHSLPEEWKYLPFLALPDGAHNYQEDTVFFHLPPRCGDRTTVYGVSCYRQIEAKALKVRQADITRETVQKSVCVLSQLPLYGLLQAKLQLITHAYFEEKDFSQISILKELYDHMNSSLGSTLLEGSQVYLGLSPRDLVLHFRHKVLILFKLILLEKKVLFYISPVNRLVGALMTVLSLFPGMIEHGLTDCSQYRPRKSISEDAGLQENTPRLDDSVSVSAADTSNTNLGMGEGGRKMAGNHLLGGQKANVPFSQSEKICNGAQSSDGTVQRLKVPSRASPASSESDWETLDPSILEESNSRGECENTASEQAENLPSKGVSSESLPITVQPQANTGHTVLVPGVISGLEEDQYGMPLAIFTKGYLCLPYMALQQHHLLSDVTVRGFVAGATNILFRQQKHLSDAIVEIEDAHVQIHDPELRKILNPTTADLRFADYLVKHVTENRDDVFLDGTGWEGGDEWIRAQFSAYLHALLAAVLQPDNEKTLSDFGTAFVAAWKNTHNYRVWNSNKHPALAEVNSSHPFQGQYSVSDVKLRLSHSVQNSERGKKIGNVMVSTSRNVVQTGKAVGQSVGGAFTSAKSAMSSWFSTFTQSTQSLGD